One stretch of Fibrobacter sp. DNA includes these proteins:
- a CDS encoding biopolymer transporter ExbD, translating into MKLSFVTRPKPSDSAGITDIDVTPVMNMFVILIPFLVSMAVFTHLSIIEFSLPPNVSTSMADQPQKPRPRLTVRLGNDYLAIVLGETLLDSLAVQGQSFPFDSLAVCLKNRRLEMDYHEEVIVAATDKIPFKYVVRVMDLCRIAGFEKIGLSSATQDPGAPL; encoded by the coding sequence ATGAAGCTCTCTTTTGTTACCCGACCCAAGCCTTCGGATTCTGCCGGAATCACAGATATAGATGTAACCCCGGTGATGAACATGTTTGTTATTCTGATACCTTTTCTGGTATCTATGGCCGTTTTTACCCATTTGTCTATAATCGAGTTTTCTCTTCCTCCCAATGTGAGTACCTCCATGGCCGATCAACCCCAAAAGCCACGTCCCCGTTTAACCGTGCGTCTGGGTAATGACTATCTGGCAATAGTACTCGGGGAAACTCTTCTGGATTCACTTGCAGTGCAGGGCCAATCTTTTCCTTTTGATTCTCTTGCTGTCTGTCTGAAAAACCGCAGGCTCGAGATGGATTATCATGAGGAGGTGATTGTGGCGGCAACCGATAAGATTCCCTTTAAGTATGTGGTAAGAGTAATGGATCTATGCAGGATTGCAGGGTTTGAAAAAATCGGATTGTCCAGTGCTACCCAGGATCCGGGAGCTCCGTTATGA